The bacterium DNA window ACGCATCGCCGAAGGGGAATCGCGCGAACAGGCGGTGCACAAGATGGAGGACGATCTGCGGCTGCTGTCTTCAGAGCTTATAGAGCGAGCGCGCGATCTGTCCGACCGGCGTTCCCGGTCCGCCAAGCGTTTCTGTAGTCTGGTGGTCAAATCTCTCAAGCCGTTGGGTTTCGATGCGCCTGATTTTCGGGTGGATATTCAGACGATCCCTGAGCCGCTCGACGCCGAGCGCATCTCCGCCGAGGGCGCCGACCGCGTGGAATTTCTGTTTTCCGCCAATCCCGGCAAAGCGGCTGCGCCCATTCAGCACGTGGCTTCCGGTGGTGAATCCTCGCGCGTTACTCTGGCCATTAAATCCGTGCTCTCGGACAAAGCGGATTATCCGCTGATGATTTACGACGAAATTGACATCGGCATCTCGGGCCGCGTGGCCGATCAGGTCGGACGGGCGCTATCCGAGCTTGCCGGGCGTCATCAGCTGTTGGTCATCACGCATCTGCCGCAAATCGCTTCGCGCGCCGATCATCACTTGTTGATCGAGAAAAAGATTCGCGGCGCAATCACCGAGACCAGCGCGCGTTTCCTGCATGGAAAGGAGCGCGTGCAGGGCGTAGCCATGCTCATGGCCGGCGAGAAAATCACCGAACGTTCTCTGGCGTCGGCCAGCGAACTGCTTCAGCAACAAGATCCATCATAACTATCGATTCACGTGGACAAACTGGTCATACAAGGCGGACGAGCTCTCGAAGGCGAGATTCGCATCTCCGGTTCCAAGAACGCCACTCTGCCGCTGCTGGCGGCAACGCTCTTGGCTCCCGGAACGTACCGCTTCACCAACGTTCCGCGCCTTCGCGACGTTCGCACGATGTCGCATCTGCTCCGCCTGCTCGGGGCGCAGGTGAACGAAGACGATCACACGCTCACGGTGGACACGTCGCGCGCGCGCTACAACGAAGCGCCCTACGAACTGGTCAAGACCATGCGCGCCAGTTTCTACGTGCTGGGTCCGCTGACGGCTCGTCTCAAATCCGCCCGTGTCTCGTTGCCCGGCGGTTGTGCGTGGGGACCGCGTCCGGTGGATCTGCATATTCGCGGTCTCGAAGCGCTCGGCGCGAAAATTGATCTCGACGAGGGATACATCGTATCGTCCGGCGAGAATCTTCGCGGAGGAGTTTTCGAGTTCCCGATCTCCAGCGTCGGCGCTTCGGGTAACGTTCTCATGGCCGCTGTGCTTGCTCACGGCACCTCTATTCTGAAGAACGTTGCGCTCGAACCGGAGATCACTCATCTCGCGAAGTTTCTGACTCGCATGGGAGCCGACATCGAGGGCATCGGCACCACCGAGCTTCGCATCAAGGGCGTGCCCGAGTTGCATCCGGTGGACGCCGAAATGATTCCCGACCGCATCGAAACCGGAACCTACATTTGTGCCGTCGGGGTGACGGGCGGTCGCGTGCGGCTCACGCATTGTGAACCGCGTCACGTCGAGGCGGCCGTCGAGTATGCGCGGAAAATGGGAATCACTGTGACGCTCGAAGAAGGCTCCCTGTTTATAGAAAGAGGCTCTTCGCGGTTGAAGCCGATCGAAGTGACGACCGAGCCTTATCCCGGTTTCCCCACCGATTTGCAGGCTCCGTTCATGGCCCTGTCGTGTCTGGCCGATGGTGTTTCGCGCATCTCTGAAACGATCTACCGTGACCGTTTCACGCACGTGGCCGAACTGGCGCGACTGGGTGCGCAGATTCGCGTCGAAGACGCCGTGGCCGTGATTACCGGAAGCGGCGAACTGCGCGGCGCGCCCGTAATGTCCACCGACCTGCGGGCTTCCGTGTGTCTGGTCTTGGCCGGTCTGGCGGCGCGCGGAACGACCGAAGTCAAGCGAATCTATCATCTGTATCGCGGATACGAGCGTATCGAGCGGAAACTCTCCGCCGTCGGAGCGGAGATCCGCCGTGAAGAGGGAGAGTTGTGAGCGCCGAGTTCGTTCATCTCCACAATCACTCGGAGTACAGCTTGCTGGACGGTGCCTGCAAGCTGGACGAACTCGTCCGGCGCACTAAAGAGCTGGGCATGAACGCGATTGCTCTCACCGATCACGGAGGCTTGTTCGGTGCCATCGAGTTCTATCTTGCCGCCCGTCGCGCCGCCATCAAACCGATCATCGGCTGCGAGGCCTACATTTGTCCGGATCGCCGCGAGCGCACCACGCCCGGCGGACGCTGGGGTGAACACGCCAATCACCTTCTGCTGCTCGCCAAGAATGAAACCGGCTACCGTAATCTGGTCAAGCTTTCTTCCATCGGCTACACCGAGGGTTTCTACTATCGGCCTCGTGTGGATGCCGAGGCTTTGTCCGCCTACTCTGAAGGATTGATCGCCACTTCGGGATGTCTGGCGGCCGAAATTCCCGCCCTGCTTCTGAACGATGACGAAGAAGCGGCCTGGAAAAAAGCCTGCTGGTATCGCGATGTTTTCGGTGAAGATTTCTATATCGAACTTCAGTGGCACGATCTTGCCGAAGACCGCAAAGTCTTCGCTCGACTTCAGAGTCTGGCGAAGCGATTGGGAGTGAAAGTCGTCGGAACGAACGACACGCATTATCTTATGAAGGAGCACGCCGAAGCCCATGACGTGCTCCTGTGCGTCGGCACCAACGCCAACGTCGCCGATACCAATCGTCTCCGTTTCGAGACCGAGCACTTCTATCTGAAGTCTCCGCAGGAAATGGCCGCGCTGTTCGAGGATTGCGCCGAAGCCCTGAAAACGACTCTGGAGATCGCCGAGAAATGCGACCTCTCATTCGATTTCTCTCAGCGACATCTACCCAACTTCCCGTTGCCTGAGGGCGAGACCGACGAGATGTCCTATCTGGCCAAGCTGGCTCGGCAGGGACTGACCAACCGCTACTCGCAGATCACTCCCGAGCTGACGGACCGGTTGAACTACGAGCTGGCGATGATCGAGCAAATGAAGTTCGGCGGATATTTTCTCATCGTATCCGACTTCATCCGCTACGCTCGGTCCATCGGCGTGGCGGTAGGGCCGGGTCGCGGATCTTCCGCCGGATCGCTCGTATGCTACGTACTCGGAATCACCAACCTCGATCCCATTCGCTTCAGTCTCTATTTCGAGCGGTTTCTCAATCCCGAACGCATCTCCCTGCCTGACATTGACATTGACTTTCAGGACGAAGGTCGGGATAAGGTGATCGCCTACGTGAGGGAGAAATACGGAACGGAGTCGGTCACCCAGATCATCACCTTCGGCCGACTGAAGGCGAAGGGAGTGGTGCGCGACGTCGGACGCGTGCTCGGTCTCAGTTATGGCGAGGTGGATCGTCTCGCCAAGAAGATTCCCGATGGACTGAACGTCCGCTTGAGTATTCCCAAGGGCGAGGAGGATCGCTGGCGCAACGCGCTCGACGACAACCCTGAGTTGGATGCGTTGCTCGCCGAGCGCGAGGAGTATCGCAAGATCATCGCCATCGGCAAGATTCTGGAAGGAACGAGCCGCCACGCGTCCACTCATGCCGCCGGAGTCGTCATCACGCCCGGACCGCTCACCGACTACGTGCCGCTCTACCGGCAGTCGGACGGCAGCATCACCACCCAGTTCGATATGAACATGGTGGACAAGATCGGCCTGCTCAAGATGGACTTCCTGGGTCTGCGCACGCTCAGCGTGATCGCCAACACTCTGAAAGCGCTCAAGGCCAAGGGCATCGAGATTGATCTGGACGCGATTCTCGAAGAGCACGACGGG harbors:
- the murA gene encoding UDP-N-acetylglucosamine 1-carboxyvinyltransferase, with product MDKLVIQGGRALEGEIRISGSKNATLPLLAATLLAPGTYRFTNVPRLRDVRTMSHLLRLLGAQVNEDDHTLTVDTSRARYNEAPYELVKTMRASFYVLGPLTARLKSARVSLPGGCAWGPRPVDLHIRGLEALGAKIDLDEGYIVSSGENLRGGVFEFPISSVGASGNVLMAAVLAHGTSILKNVALEPEITHLAKFLTRMGADIEGIGTTELRIKGVPELHPVDAEMIPDRIETGTYICAVGVTGGRVRLTHCEPRHVEAAVEYARKMGITVTLEEGSLFIERGSSRLKPIEVTTEPYPGFPTDLQAPFMALSCLADGVSRISETIYRDRFTHVAELARLGAQIRVEDAVAVITGSGELRGAPVMSTDLRASVCLVLAGLAARGTTEVKRIYHLYRGYERIERKLSAVGAEIRREEGEL
- a CDS encoding DNA polymerase III subunit alpha; translated protein: MSAEFVHLHNHSEYSLLDGACKLDELVRRTKELGMNAIALTDHGGLFGAIEFYLAARRAAIKPIIGCEAYICPDRRERTTPGGRWGEHANHLLLLAKNETGYRNLVKLSSIGYTEGFYYRPRVDAEALSAYSEGLIATSGCLAAEIPALLLNDDEEAAWKKACWYRDVFGEDFYIELQWHDLAEDRKVFARLQSLAKRLGVKVVGTNDTHYLMKEHAEAHDVLLCVGTNANVADTNRLRFETEHFYLKSPQEMAALFEDCAEALKTTLEIAEKCDLSFDFSQRHLPNFPLPEGETDEMSYLAKLARQGLTNRYSQITPELTDRLNYELAMIEQMKFGGYFLIVSDFIRYARSIGVAVGPGRGSSAGSLVCYVLGITNLDPIRFSLYFERFLNPERISLPDIDIDFQDEGRDKVIAYVREKYGTESVTQIITFGRLKAKGVVRDVGRVLGLSYGEVDRLAKKIPDGLNVRLSIPKGEEDRWRNALDDNPELDALLAEREEYRKIIAIGKILEGTSRHASTHAAGVVITPGPLTDYVPLYRQSDGSITTQFDMNMVDKIGLLKMDFLGLRTLSVIANTLKALKAKGIEIDLDAILEEHDGKTYDLLARGDTVAVFQLESRGMREWLMKLKPSCLDDIVAMVALYRPGPMEMIPGYVRRKNGQEKIEYLHPKLEQLLKSTYGIAVYQEQVLAIARDLAGFSLGRADILRRAMGKKDSKEAEKVKPEFIEGCVKHGNMTPERASRLFDLVRPFAQYGFNKAHAACYGVLAYQTAYLKANFTAEFMAAEMSSYHGETRRIPKLINECRRLGIAVLPPDVNESDRLFTVREGAIRCGLEAVKNVGTGPIAAIIEARTAAGPFKSFFDFAARVDTRQVNRKAMESLIAAGALDGLGGHRAQYMTGLDQFFAYAVQTGRERDLGQSSLFGGGAASVREPQLSDVPRYSPDQQLSLEKDLLGFYVSGHPLDDIREQVAHLASVSLDDTSELTDGQVVRLVGVVTDVRRSQTRRGKTMASVSIEDLDGCAELLIFGDIVEAQGLLLRKEAKLVFNARVSYREDEEPKFIVQGIYTLDEAKAEFASSLWLTVAEPGLSESTLDALEDLFAKHSGSVPVFFKIVEQGHNRIMQSRRYRLKTSPEVVRQVKEMLGDTCVKVG